The Caulifigura coniformis genome includes a region encoding these proteins:
- a CDS encoding DUF1501 domain-containing protein: MAIHRNCEGMERRDCLKLGLGAVLGGGFASAIGRRAQAATAAAGKTSCILVWLDGGPSHFETFDPKPDAPAEIRGEYHPIETKVPGLFFSENMTKLAAIADKLTIVRSVRHDQNNHGAGNHYMMTGAPTRIPVGCGAFVSFHPSMGSVVSAERGAPPGLPPYFSLPSMTRSGGPNFLGARHAPFVVGGDPSKESFRVRDVTIPNGLMDGRVTGRRELRQNLDSLLRFNDQAAGDPVLGADENYQQAVSLITSPDALKAFDIQQESAQVRDAYGRNSFGHQALLARRLIEAGVPFVTINSGGWDHHSDIFPAFKKKGRELDSVVAALIEDLDQRGLLDTTLVLVMGEFGRTPKISTLADRKTPGRDHWSSALSVLVAGCKTPRGQVVGATDRNGFSAIENVYAPENLVSSVYLKLGINPDKILYTPSGRPAHLVSDSRPIAELMG; this comes from the coding sequence ATGGCGATTCACCGCAACTGCGAAGGGATGGAGCGTCGCGACTGCCTGAAACTGGGACTGGGAGCAGTCCTGGGTGGCGGGTTCGCGAGCGCGATCGGGCGACGGGCACAGGCGGCGACAGCTGCGGCCGGAAAAACCAGCTGCATCCTGGTCTGGCTGGATGGCGGCCCGAGCCATTTCGAGACGTTTGATCCCAAGCCCGATGCTCCGGCCGAGATTCGCGGCGAGTATCATCCGATCGAAACGAAGGTGCCCGGGCTGTTCTTTTCGGAGAACATGACAAAGCTGGCGGCCATCGCCGACAAGCTGACGATCGTGCGGTCCGTCCGTCACGATCAGAACAACCACGGGGCCGGAAACCATTATATGATGACCGGCGCTCCGACGCGGATCCCGGTCGGCTGCGGGGCGTTCGTCAGTTTCCACCCGAGCATGGGATCGGTGGTTTCCGCCGAGCGCGGGGCGCCTCCGGGTCTGCCCCCTTACTTCTCCCTGCCTTCGATGACGCGTTCGGGCGGCCCCAATTTCCTCGGCGCCCGGCATGCTCCGTTCGTCGTCGGCGGCGATCCGAGCAAGGAATCGTTCCGGGTCCGGGACGTCACGATTCCCAACGGCCTGATGGATGGTCGCGTGACGGGTCGACGCGAGTTGCGCCAGAACCTCGACAGCCTGCTCCGGTTCAATGACCAGGCGGCCGGCGACCCGGTGCTGGGGGCGGATGAGAACTATCAGCAGGCGGTGTCGCTGATCACGTCGCCCGATGCCCTCAAGGCCTTCGACATCCAGCAGGAATCCGCGCAGGTTCGGGACGCGTACGGCCGGAATTCGTTCGGGCATCAGGCGCTGTTGGCGCGTCGACTCATTGAAGCAGGCGTGCCGTTCGTCACGATCAACAGCGGCGGATGGGATCACCACTCGGACATCTTCCCGGCATTCAAGAAGAAGGGGCGCGAGCTGGACTCGGTCGTCGCGGCGCTGATCGAAGACCTCGACCAGCGAGGACTGCTCGACACGACCCTCGTGCTGGTCATGGGCGAGTTCGGCCGCACTCCGAAGATCTCGACGCTTGCCGACCGGAAAACGCCGGGGCGCGACCACTGGTCGAGCGCCCTGTCGGTGCTTGTCGCCGGGTGCAAGACGCCGCGCGGGCAGGTGGTCGGTGCGACCGATCGCAACGGCTTCTCAGCCATCGAGAATGTGTACGCGCCGGAAAACCTGGTGTCGTCGGTGTACCTGAAGCTGGGAATTAATCCGGACAAGATCCTGTACACGCCATCCGGACGCCCCGCACACCTGGTCAGCGATTCGCGGCCGATTGCCGAGTTGATGGGATGA
- a CDS encoding alpha/beta hydrolase-fold protein translates to MKRFVLCFVLAVLATAVPAAAQSASRDREKQPNVPAGKTTSGVFTETRIFPGTRRDYSVYVPAQYTGEKPAALMVFMDGATYAKPDGAFRVPVVFDNLIQQGAMPVTIAVFVNPGMIPATKPDAKDRSNRSLEYDSLGNRYAKFLVDEFLPVALKGLNVSTDPKQRAVCGISSGGICAFTVAWEKPDQFGKVMSHIGSFTDIRGGWAYAGLVRKSKSSPKAIKVFLQEGKDDLNNLFGNWPLANRDLSAALQFAGYEHQFVMTDGGHNGNAAGTALPDALRWLWSDQAKTSPAGGEVAPNAKPTWTPHPDAVERTDVAHGTIEEMPTWESKIFPGTTREWSIYVPAQYRKETPAALMVFQDGSGFRNPKGRWRVPVVFDNLIARGDMPPTIAVFINPGHDRSKNPDPKAKPSNRGFEYDSLGDRYARFLLEEILPEVEKKYSISKDPEMRAICGSSSGGICAFTVAWERPEAFRKVLTNVGSFVNLRGGDIYASLIRKTEQKPLRVYMADTSGDLDNPFGNWPLANQQMNSALTYMGYDVRFDWAEGYGHNADFGGAQFPEALKWLWRKEKFTPTFDTKGDLRGDMTLLKLLVPGQTWEVVAENLGFADAPCTDAEGNFYYSDMKAPAVYKVAAADGKKTVIAKESISGLEFGPDGLLYGCQGAKSRVISLDPRSGEVKEVATGVTPNDLAITRDGFIFITETKDKKVTRISIKSGEKVVADTGISRPNGIAVSNDQGTLAVSDSGGEIVWTFRVNADGSLDSKLPTMTMRLPIDPKGEFKFNAPPPYLAASKGDGMAVDRAGRYYVTSALGVQVFDATGRLCGVLPKPKESQPLTSCLLAGVGHDFLYVTNGDTVYRRKLKVE, encoded by the coding sequence ATGAAGCGGTTCGTGCTGTGTTTTGTTCTGGCCGTCCTGGCGACGGCGGTCCCTGCCGCCGCCCAATCGGCCTCGCGCGATCGCGAGAAGCAGCCGAACGTGCCTGCGGGCAAGACCACGAGCGGAGTGTTCACAGAGACCCGCATCTTCCCCGGCACGCGGCGGGACTACAGCGTCTACGTTCCGGCGCAGTACACGGGGGAGAAGCCCGCGGCCCTGATGGTTTTCATGGACGGGGCCACCTATGCGAAGCCCGACGGCGCTTTCCGCGTGCCGGTCGTCTTCGACAATTTGATTCAGCAGGGGGCGATGCCCGTCACGATCGCGGTGTTCGTGAATCCCGGAATGATTCCGGCAACGAAGCCTGACGCGAAAGATCGCAGCAACCGGTCGCTCGAATACGACTCACTGGGGAATCGCTACGCGAAGTTTCTGGTCGACGAATTCCTGCCGGTCGCGCTCAAGGGGCTGAATGTCTCGACCGATCCGAAGCAGCGCGCGGTCTGCGGGATTTCCTCGGGCGGCATCTGTGCCTTCACGGTCGCATGGGAGAAGCCAGACCAGTTTGGCAAGGTGATGAGCCACATCGGCAGCTTTACGGACATTCGGGGCGGGTGGGCCTATGCCGGACTGGTCCGCAAATCGAAATCGTCTCCCAAGGCGATCAAGGTCTTCCTGCAGGAGGGGAAGGACGACCTGAACAACCTGTTCGGGAACTGGCCGCTCGCGAACCGGGATCTGTCGGCCGCGCTCCAGTTCGCCGGCTATGAGCATCAGTTCGTGATGACCGACGGGGGGCACAACGGCAACGCGGCCGGCACAGCCCTGCCCGATGCCCTGCGATGGCTGTGGTCGGACCAGGCAAAGACGTCGCCGGCCGGCGGCGAAGTGGCGCCGAACGCCAAACCGACGTGGACGCCCCATCCGGACGCCGTCGAACGCACGGATGTTGCGCATGGAACCATCGAAGAGATGCCGACCTGGGAATCGAAGATCTTCCCGGGCACGACGCGCGAGTGGTCGATTTATGTTCCGGCGCAATACCGGAAAGAGACGCCGGCGGCCCTGATGGTGTTCCAGGATGGTTCCGGTTTTCGCAATCCGAAGGGACGCTGGCGCGTGCCGGTGGTGTTCGACAACCTGATCGCGCGGGGCGACATGCCGCCGACGATCGCCGTGTTCATCAATCCGGGGCACGACCGCTCGAAGAATCCTGATCCCAAGGCCAAGCCTTCCAATCGCGGCTTCGAGTACGACAGCCTGGGCGACCGCTATGCCCGGTTCCTCCTGGAGGAGATCCTGCCGGAGGTCGAGAAGAAGTACAGCATCTCGAAAGATCCGGAGATGCGAGCCATCTGCGGATCGAGTTCGGGGGGCATCTGTGCCTTCACCGTCGCGTGGGAACGGCCGGAAGCGTTCCGCAAGGTGCTGACGAACGTCGGCAGCTTCGTGAATCTTCGGGGGGGCGACATTTACGCGTCGCTGATCCGCAAGACGGAGCAGAAACCGCTGCGAGTCTATATGGCTGACACAAGCGGCGACCTCGACAACCCGTTCGGGAACTGGCCACTCGCGAACCAGCAGATGAACTCGGCCCTGACCTACATGGGCTACGACGTTCGTTTCGACTGGGCCGAAGGATATGGCCACAACGCCGATTTCGGCGGGGCACAGTTTCCCGAGGCGCTGAAATGGCTGTGGCGCAAGGAGAAGTTCACCCCGACTTTCGACACGAAGGGGGATCTCAGGGGAGACATGACGCTGCTGAAGCTGCTGGTTCCGGGCCAGACGTGGGAGGTCGTCGCGGAGAATCTCGGATTCGCCGATGCCCCCTGCACGGATGCCGAGGGGAACTTCTATTACTCCGACATGAAGGCGCCAGCGGTTTACAAAGTGGCCGCGGCGGACGGCAAGAAGACGGTGATCGCGAAGGAATCGATCAGCGGCCTGGAATTCGGTCCTGATGGTCTGCTGTATGGCTGCCAGGGGGCGAAGTCGCGGGTGATTTCGCTCGACCCGCGGAGCGGCGAAGTGAAGGAAGTGGCGACGGGCGTGACGCCCAACGACCTGGCCATCACTCGCGACGGCTTCATTTTCATCACGGAGACGAAAGACAAGAAGGTCACGCGGATCAGCATCAAATCGGGCGAAAAGGTCGTCGCGGACACTGGAATCAGCCGTCCGAACGGAATTGCTGTCTCCAATGACCAGGGGACGCTGGCGGTCTCGGATTCGGGCGGTGAAATCGTCTGGACGTTCCGCGTGAACGCCGACGGGTCGCTCGATTCCAAGCTGCCGACGATGACGATGCGGTTGCCGATCGATCCGAAGGGGGAATTCAAGTTCAACGCGCCGCCCCCGTACCTGGCTGCTTCGAAGGGAGATGGCATGGCGGTGGACCGGGCAGGGCGCTATTACGTGACATCGGCGCTGGGGGTCCAGGTCTTCGATGCGACCGGGCGGCTGTGCGGCGTGTTGCCAAAGCCGAAGGAGTCCCAGCCGTTGACAAGTTGCCTGTTGGCGGGCGTCGGGCACGACTTCCTGTATGTCACCAACGGGGACACGGTGTATCGCCGGAAGCTCAAGGTGGAGTGA
- a CDS encoding DUF1549 domain-containing protein has protein sequence MERRLARPAIPPPNPSSTISPLMVDARTRQWLLLVLVGTWVLTGTWAHGADEQAPASFPEAPTVTFEADVQPLLTRLGCNSGPCHGKSRGQNGFALSLLAFDQDFDYAAIVQEGRGRRIFPSAPDQSLLLQKASGKAPHGGGKRLEAGSPHYQLIRSWIESGAPRTPADAPTIVRVVVEPATQQLAAGESVQLRAIAEYTDGRRRDVTDSAAFQSNDRTVATVSDDGLLKAGALSGETAVMARYLSHIAVCTVTIPLPGKIPDEQYAQLPRHNQVDELVWQKLKTLGMLPAERVDDAKFHRRAYLRAIGRLPSVDETRAFLADTGADKRVRLIDQLLDRPEYGDFWANKWTDLLRPNPYRAGIKAVWNMDAWLREAFRTNKPYDEFVRELVTAQGSTWKNGATVMFRDRPSPVEIGSSVSQLFLGVRLECAKCHHHPFEIWSQDDFYGFASFFARVGHQGGLSPPISGTEEVIYTLPKGQVTHGRTGAGVDPKTLNGETLALSADEEPREILAEWMTSDKNPWFAKVMANRVWGELMGVGIVDPVDDLRATNPASNDPLLNFLAEDFRSHGYNVKHLIRTIMTSHVFELSTVPTERNASDLRNFSRYYRQRMRAEVLLDGVNDVLGTTDDFGAMPPESRAMQLWTHRSSSLFLDTFGRPDPNQDPPCERTSDVTTPQILHLMNSPTLNEKISKDDAQPAKLAASDRPVAELVEEVFLRVYSRMPTNSEVATASELLADPKNRRAGMEDLFWALLNTPEFYFVD, from the coding sequence ATGGAACGTCGCCTGGCTCGCCCGGCGATCCCGCCTCCCAATCCCTCCTCGACAATCTCGCCCCTCATGGTGGACGCACGCACCCGCCAGTGGTTGCTATTGGTGCTTGTTGGCACATGGGTGCTGACAGGGACTTGGGCCCACGGCGCCGATGAGCAAGCGCCGGCGAGTTTTCCCGAGGCGCCGACGGTGACGTTTGAAGCGGATGTTCAGCCGCTGCTGACCCGCCTGGGATGTAACTCCGGCCCCTGCCACGGCAAGTCGCGAGGCCAGAATGGCTTCGCTCTTTCACTCCTCGCGTTCGACCAGGACTTCGATTACGCCGCCATCGTTCAGGAAGGGCGTGGACGTCGCATCTTCCCGTCTGCTCCTGATCAAAGCCTGCTGCTGCAGAAGGCCAGCGGCAAGGCGCCGCACGGCGGTGGCAAGCGACTGGAAGCCGGCAGCCCGCACTACCAGCTGATCCGCTCCTGGATTGAATCAGGCGCTCCGCGAACTCCCGCCGACGCCCCGACGATTGTTCGCGTCGTGGTCGAACCGGCGACTCAGCAGCTGGCAGCGGGCGAATCGGTGCAGTTGCGAGCGATTGCCGAATACACCGACGGTCGCCGCCGCGACGTCACCGACAGCGCCGCTTTTCAATCCAACGACCGCACGGTCGCGACGGTCAGCGACGACGGCCTGCTGAAAGCCGGAGCACTCTCGGGTGAAACGGCCGTCATGGCGCGGTACCTGAGCCACATCGCCGTCTGCACGGTCACGATTCCGCTGCCCGGCAAGATTCCGGACGAGCAGTACGCCCAGCTTCCCAGGCACAACCAGGTCGATGAGCTGGTCTGGCAGAAGCTGAAGACGCTCGGGATGCTGCCGGCGGAGCGGGTCGACGACGCGAAGTTTCATCGCCGGGCCTACCTGCGGGCGATCGGCCGGCTGCCGAGCGTGGACGAGACGCGTGCGTTTCTCGCGGACACCGGCGCAGACAAGCGGGTCCGGCTGATTGATCAGTTGCTCGATCGACCCGAATACGGCGACTTCTGGGCCAACAAATGGACCGACCTGCTCAGGCCGAATCCCTACCGGGCGGGCATCAAAGCCGTCTGGAACATGGACGCCTGGCTCCGCGAGGCCTTCCGCACGAACAAACCGTACGACGAGTTCGTTCGCGAACTGGTGACGGCGCAGGGAAGCACGTGGAAGAATGGCGCGACAGTGATGTTCCGCGACCGGCCTTCGCCCGTGGAAATCGGATCGTCGGTGAGCCAGCTGTTCCTGGGAGTCCGGCTGGAATGCGCCAAGTGCCATCATCATCCGTTTGAAATCTGGAGCCAGGACGACTTCTACGGCTTCGCGTCGTTCTTCGCGCGAGTGGGCCACCAGGGCGGGCTGTCGCCGCCGATCTCGGGGACCGAAGAAGTGATCTACACCCTTCCGAAAGGCCAGGTCACGCATGGCCGTACGGGGGCAGGCGTCGATCCGAAGACCCTGAACGGCGAAACCCTGGCTCTCAGCGCCGACGAGGAACCGCGGGAAATCCTCGCCGAGTGGATGACCAGCGACAAGAACCCCTGGTTTGCGAAGGTAATGGCGAACCGCGTGTGGGGCGAGTTGATGGGGGTGGGGATCGTCGACCCGGTGGATGACCTGCGGGCCACGAATCCCGCGTCGAACGATCCACTGCTGAACTTCCTCGCCGAGGACTTCCGGAGCCACGGCTACAACGTCAAACATCTGATCCGGACCATCATGACGTCGCACGTGTTCGAGCTGAGCACGGTTCCGACGGAACGCAACGCGTCCGACCTGCGAAACTTCTCGCGATACTACCGCCAGCGAATGCGGGCGGAAGTGCTGCTGGATGGAGTGAACGACGTCCTCGGAACGACCGATGATTTCGGAGCCATGCCTCCAGAATCGAGGGCGATGCAGCTGTGGACCCACCGTTCTTCGTCGCTGTTCCTCGATACGTTCGGCCGGCCTGATCCCAACCAGGATCCGCCGTGCGAGCGGACCAGTGATGTGACGACGCCGCAGATCCTGCACCTGATGAATTCGCCAACCCTCAACGAGAAGATCTCGAAGGACGACGCCCAACCTGCCAAACTTGCGGCGAGCGATCGACCTGTCGCGGAACTGGTCGAGGAGGTGTTCCTACGCGTCTACAGCCGCATGCCGACCAACTCGGAGGTGGCGACTGCGTCTGAACTGCTGGCCGATCCCAAGAACCGCCGCGCCGGAATGGAAGATCTGTTCTGGGCGCTGCTGAACACTCCTGAGTTCTACTTCGTCGACTGA
- a CDS encoding PSD1 and planctomycete cytochrome C domain-containing protein: MRCFGPALALVAIAPLCAVGAEPQLTFEADIRPILRAHCFDCHGATADVEGGLDLRLVRFQTKGGDSGPSLVPGKAADSLIWQRVEQGEMPPGEAKVSAEEKETLRRWIEAGAPTIRPEPETIPAGLGITEEERSWWAFQPIRRPDAPEVQARDRISNPIDAFVLAKLEENGLTMNPVADRETLVRRAYFDLTGLPPTYEQVLAFINDASPNAWPKLIDDLLNSRHYGEHWGRHWLDVAGYADSDGVSTADPVRPYAYKYRDYVIRSLNADKPFNQFLVEQLAGDELIPQPPVNLTPEQTEILTATGFLRMGADGTASGGDADLTRNQVVADTIKIVTSSLYGLSVGCAQCHDHRYDPIPQSDYYAIRSILEPAYDPKAWKTPAQRQVSLYTDADRAKSAEIEKEAKAVIETRDAKQKEYMEAALAKELEKHPEELRETLKTAYHTPADKRTDEQKQLLKERPSVNISPGTLYQYDPKAAEELKKLGEEINTIRAKKPVEDFVAALTEPSKTAPVTFLFHRGDHRQPKHPIGPADLQIASPPNEPMKFPGDDEALPSTGRRLAWARWLTSGQHPLVARVIANRVWMNHFGRGIVGTPGEFGKLGELPTHPELLDWLSSEFMANGWSLKALHRQIMLSSTYQQSSRRSPKKDELDGDNRFYGRMPVRRLTAETIRDRMLAVSNILDRTQFGPSVPVVADDAGQIIVQNAVPRRSVYLQVRRTQPESMLTAFDAPVMDLNCERRPSSTVAAQSLMLMNSESVLDLARKLAEKSRQTPASTSSLTIRPELAERIAASTASPWSFGYGGIDEEAGRLKSFTPLPHWSGTQWQGGEKVPDPERGWVLLHATGGHPSGKADHAAIRRWTAPVAGTVSITGSLKHGSPNGDGVRGRIVSSRSGIVGNFIATNGSVQSDVASVAIEPGDTLDFVLDCRANENADSFEWTVTISKSGGAAMSWASQAGFHGPVDSLPPLPGQLAAAWQSAYSRDITQDEFERALQFAVEQLETLNSIPADLKKTRPPADDQMLMLTNLCQQLISSNEFLYVD, from the coding sequence TTGCGTTGTTTCGGCCCGGCCCTTGCCCTGGTCGCCATTGCGCCTTTGTGTGCAGTTGGCGCTGAACCTCAACTGACGTTCGAAGCGGACATCCGGCCGATCCTCCGCGCCCACTGTTTCGATTGCCACGGCGCCACAGCCGATGTCGAGGGAGGCCTCGACCTGCGACTGGTGAGATTCCAGACGAAAGGGGGGGACTCCGGCCCGTCTCTTGTCCCGGGCAAGGCGGCGGACAGCCTGATCTGGCAGCGTGTCGAACAGGGAGAAATGCCTCCAGGCGAAGCGAAGGTCTCCGCGGAGGAGAAAGAAACGCTGCGCCGATGGATCGAAGCCGGCGCCCCGACGATTCGCCCGGAGCCGGAGACGATTCCAGCCGGCCTGGGAATCACCGAGGAAGAGCGGTCGTGGTGGGCTTTTCAGCCGATCCGCCGGCCTGATGCCCCCGAGGTGCAGGCGCGAGACCGGATTTCGAATCCGATCGACGCGTTCGTGCTCGCGAAGCTCGAAGAGAACGGGCTGACGATGAATCCCGTTGCCGACCGCGAAACGCTGGTCCGGCGCGCCTACTTCGACCTGACCGGGCTGCCGCCGACTTACGAACAGGTGCTGGCGTTCATCAACGATGCTTCGCCGAACGCCTGGCCCAAGCTGATCGACGACCTGCTGAACTCGCGCCACTACGGTGAGCACTGGGGCCGGCACTGGCTGGATGTCGCCGGCTATGCGGATTCCGACGGGGTGTCGACGGCCGATCCAGTGAGGCCTTATGCCTACAAGTACCGGGACTACGTGATCCGTTCGCTCAACGCGGACAAGCCGTTCAACCAGTTCCTCGTCGAGCAGCTGGCCGGCGACGAGCTGATTCCACAGCCGCCCGTGAACCTGACGCCGGAACAGACCGAGATCCTGACGGCGACAGGCTTCCTGCGAATGGGGGCCGATGGGACGGCCTCGGGAGGGGACGCCGACCTGACTCGCAACCAGGTGGTTGCGGACACGATCAAGATCGTGACGAGTTCGCTGTATGGCCTGTCGGTTGGCTGTGCGCAGTGCCACGACCATCGGTACGACCCGATCCCGCAGTCGGACTACTACGCGATCCGTTCGATTCTCGAGCCGGCCTACGATCCGAAGGCGTGGAAAACTCCAGCCCAGCGGCAGGTTTCACTGTACACGGACGCGGACCGCGCGAAGTCGGCCGAGATCGAGAAGGAGGCCAAGGCCGTCATTGAGACGCGCGACGCGAAGCAGAAGGAGTATATGGAGGCCGCTCTGGCCAAAGAGCTCGAAAAGCATCCGGAAGAGTTGCGCGAGACGCTGAAGACGGCGTATCACACCCCGGCCGACAAGCGGACGGACGAGCAGAAGCAGCTTCTGAAAGAGCGGCCCAGCGTCAACATTTCTCCGGGCACGCTGTATCAGTACGACCCGAAAGCCGCGGAAGAACTGAAGAAGCTGGGCGAAGAGATCAACACCATTCGCGCGAAGAAGCCGGTGGAAGATTTCGTGGCGGCTCTGACCGAGCCTTCGAAGACGGCCCCGGTCACCTTCCTGTTCCATCGCGGCGACCATCGGCAGCCCAAACACCCGATCGGTCCGGCGGACCTGCAGATCGCCTCGCCGCCGAACGAACCGATGAAGTTCCCAGGCGACGACGAAGCCTTGCCGAGCACCGGCCGACGTCTGGCCTGGGCGCGATGGCTCACATCGGGTCAGCATCCGCTCGTGGCACGAGTGATCGCCAACCGTGTGTGGATGAATCACTTCGGCCGCGGCATCGTCGGCACTCCCGGCGAGTTCGGAAAGCTCGGCGAACTGCCGACTCATCCCGAACTTCTCGACTGGCTGTCGTCGGAGTTCATGGCGAACGGCTGGAGTCTGAAAGCCCTCCACCGCCAGATCATGCTGTCGTCGACTTACCAGCAGTCGTCGCGTCGCTCGCCGAAGAAAGACGAACTGGACGGCGACAACCGGTTTTACGGGCGGATGCCCGTGCGTCGGCTGACCGCAGAAACGATCCGCGACCGGATGCTCGCGGTCTCGAATATCCTCGACCGGACGCAGTTCGGGCCGTCCGTTCCCGTCGTCGCAGATGACGCGGGGCAGATCATCGTCCAGAACGCGGTTCCGCGGCGCAGCGTGTACCTGCAGGTTCGCCGAACACAACCGGAAAGCATGCTGACGGCTTTCGATGCACCGGTCATGGACCTCAATTGTGAGCGTCGTCCGAGCTCCACCGTCGCCGCTCAATCGCTGATGCTGATGAACAGTGAATCGGTGCTGGACCTGGCCCGCAAGCTGGCTGAAAAGTCGCGGCAAACGCCGGCGTCGACCAGCAGTCTGACAATTCGCCCCGAGCTGGCCGAACGCATCGCAGCGAGCACCGCGTCCCCCTGGAGCTTCGGCTACGGGGGAATCGATGAAGAGGCGGGTCGTCTGAAATCGTTCACGCCGCTCCCGCACTGGTCGGGCACACAGTGGCAGGGCGGCGAAAAAGTTCCTGATCCCGAACGGGGCTGGGTCCTGCTGCATGCGACGGGAGGACATCCGAGCGGCAAAGCCGATCATGCCGCGATCCGTCGCTGGACGGCTCCGGTCGCGGGGACGGTCTCAATCACCGGATCGCTGAAGCACGGTTCACCCAACGGCGACGGTGTGCGCGGACGAATCGTCTCGAGCCGCAGCGGCATCGTCGGGAACTTCATCGCCACGAACGGAAGCGTGCAATCGGATGTCGCCTCTGTGGCGATTGAACCGGGTGACACGCTCGACTTCGTCCTGGATTGCCGGGCCAATGAGAACGCCGATTCGTTCGAGTGGACCGTCACGATCTCGAAGTCGGGCGGAGCCGCGATGTCGTGGGCTTCGCAGGCGGGATTCCACGGACCGGTCGACAGCCTGCCCCCCCTGCCCGGTCAGCTCGCCGCCGCGTGGCAATCGGCGTACAGCCGGGACATCACGCAGGACGAGTTCGAGCGGGCGCTGCAGTTTGCCGTCGAACAGCTCGAGACGCTGAATTCGATCCCCGCGGATCTGAAGAAGACCAGGCCGCCGGCCGACGACCAGATGCTGATGCTGACGAATCTCTGCCAGCAACTGATCAGCTCGAATGAGTTCCTGTACGTGGACTGA
- a CDS encoding DUF1501 domain-containing protein: MTMPLRTRREFLAENAMGIGSIALAWMLQQEQALAKPASVAERQVAHTLLPKKPHHEPTARAMISLFMHGGPSHMDLTDPKPELSRLDGKDYSGDITYSFVNRASKALLGSPWKFEPRGECGTELSELLPHTSQIVDDMCLIRSMHTGHNGHEVSIRYFHGGIPAVLGRPTLGSWLVYGLGSESQNLPAYMVMTDPGGHPVDAVNNWSPGFMPPLFQGTVLRPTEPRILNLNPPPHLKGTLQGKNLELLSELNRRHLEQHPAEADLEARIASYELAARMQTAAVEALDISQETKATQEMYGIDHDATREYGTRCLIARRLVERGVRFVQLFLGGQPWDNHTNIRAGLPGIARKTDQPSAALVKDLKQRGLLDTTLVHWGGEIGRLPVTEGTGDQCGRDHNGQGFSIWMAGGGIKGGMAYGETDEVGHKAVTNIVTPNDYQATVLHLFGLDHRKLTYQHNGQEQIITAKRDCHIVKDILRRPETVAAETAKEA; this comes from the coding sequence ATGACCATGCCATTGAGAACACGACGCGAGTTTCTGGCAGAGAACGCCATGGGCATCGGCTCGATCGCCCTGGCGTGGATGCTGCAGCAGGAACAGGCGCTGGCGAAGCCCGCATCAGTCGCCGAGCGGCAGGTAGCGCATACGCTGCTGCCGAAGAAGCCGCATCATGAGCCGACGGCGCGGGCGATGATTTCGCTCTTCATGCACGGCGGCCCATCGCACATGGACCTGACCGATCCGAAGCCGGAATTGAGCCGGCTCGATGGAAAGGATTACTCGGGAGACATCACCTACAGCTTCGTGAACCGCGCCAGCAAGGCGCTGCTGGGAAGCCCGTGGAAGTTCGAGCCCCGCGGCGAATGTGGCACCGAGCTTTCCGAACTGCTCCCGCATACGTCGCAGATCGTCGACGACATGTGCCTGATCAGGTCGATGCACACCGGGCACAACGGCCATGAAGTGTCGATCCGCTACTTCCATGGCGGGATCCCGGCGGTCCTCGGCCGGCCCACGCTGGGATCGTGGCTGGTGTACGGTCTTGGTTCGGAATCGCAGAACCTTCCGGCTTATATGGTGATGACTGACCCAGGCGGCCATCCAGTCGACGCAGTGAACAACTGGTCGCCAGGATTCATGCCGCCGCTGTTCCAGGGGACGGTGCTGCGTCCGACGGAACCGCGCATCCTGAACCTGAATCCTCCGCCCCACCTGAAAGGGACGCTGCAGGGCAAGAACCTGGAACTGCTGAGCGAGCTCAACCGCAGGCACCTCGAGCAGCACCCGGCCGAGGCCGACCTCGAGGCGCGGATCGCGAGCTACGAACTGGCAGCCCGCATGCAGACGGCGGCCGTGGAAGCACTCGACATCTCCCAGGAAACCAAGGCCACGCAGGAGATGTACGGCATCGATCACGATGCGACCCGCGAATACGGAACGCGATGCCTGATTGCGCGTCGGCTGGTGGAGAGAGGAGTCCGGTTCGTGCAGCTGTTCCTGGGCGGCCAACCGTGGGACAACCACACCAACATCCGCGCGGGGTTGCCGGGGATCGCACGAAAAACTGATCAACCGTCCGCAGCTCTCGTGAAAGACCTCAAGCAGCGCGGCCTCCTCGACACCACGCTGGTGCACTGGGGGGGCGAGATCGGTCGACTGCCCGTGACGGAAGGAACTGGCGACCAGTGCGGCCGCGACCACAACGGCCAGGGTTTTTCCATCTGGATGGCGGGCGGCGGAATCAAGGGGGGCATGGCGTACGGAGAAACCGACGAAGTCGGGCACAAGGCCGTGACGAACATCGTCACCCCCAACGACTACCAGGCAACCGTTCTGCACCTGTTCGGGCTGGATCACAGGAAGCTGACCTACCAGCACAACGGGCAGGAGCAGATCATCACGGCAAAGCGCGACTGCCACATCGTGAAAGACATCCTGCGCCGACCGGAAACCGTGGCGGCGGAGACGGCGAAGGAGGCCTGA